The nucleotide sequence aagctgttctttctcataggctagacttatgttaagataaaggcaaatgaagcatgaattaacatgaaagatgatttatttatctacttgaattacagttgtaaacttactaaatactttgacttgcagtcttgtaagtgTTCACcacaacaacttaaaaaaattctgccaaacaagtgtttgaagtttagagcatgtttcgatgtgaatcagctgactgaaggtgttgcacacagcggagacgctcagctgggggctgcggctgagtgacaggtctctttttttctccgctgccggactgattatgacccggttgcgctccttgctgacacctgaccatgtgaacatgctattttttctcaataagaaccagtaggtcagaaaactggacactgtgagtctaaaatatgattctgttcagttgtcctgttgcagtaaatccacatgttgtctgggtcttcactgactctgcgtctgCGGAGATTATGTaaaagcctgctccacatgttgattttcagcgtgttgattattttgtacgcctcaatatgatcagttcttctgctgaggccatttttaaagatgtcaacaacaaaactacaaaacaaaacttttccCCCCTCTCGCACGTGTCCCGTTCTTCTGAGATTTTTGGCCGTCGGCAAACCAGCTGAAAGGTGTATTACagccacctactgcatgcagcctttgcgatttgaaaattgcattctattacattgcgatgtcggtttgaattcgattaatcgttcagccctaccagaggttgccgcttgattataCATTAACAACTCAATTCAAGTTATCGTCTGAACCAGAGACAAATAAAAAGCTCAATTCTGCAATCTTCCCCAGAGAAGTGAAGTACTAACCACAGAGCGTGCAGCTCTTTTGGGACAGTGTTAACATTCCTCAAATGCAGAGAGCTTTAAGCATGAACAAGAATTACACTGTGCTGCAAAGCTTCTGTCAGAGGATACTAGAAGGATATGCTTTAGAGGCTGCCTGCTGACTTAATGCAGACTGATAACGACACcattaaacagaaacaaagtaaTAAACTCCTGCACCCACTAAGTAaagagggtttttttctttccatgccCAAAAACTTTGATTTAAGAAAACACTCTGCTGATCCCTCCTACCTCAGCCCAGGTGAATCTCACAGAGGACGGAGCCACCACTAGTAAAGGCCACTCGTTCCTGTAAAAGGCTGCTATGCAGATGGCCTGAATTGTCTTCCCCAGGCCCATGTCATCAGCCAGGAGGAGGCGGCCTTGTTTTGACACTGCAAAACTTAgcagacacaaagaaaaagtGCCGTGACAAGTTACAATGTCACTGATTCAACCatttaaataacaaaacttGCAGTTAAGTCACGATGTCAGGCATGggaatattaatttattatgaTAAAAGCCTCTTAATTTGGGCGAAGACTGAATATTATAGATAAATAGCTGTCATCTGGTATTGAATTATTGGCTACATCATGCAGAGAAAGCACTAATGGCTTTTCAAAGGCACCTACTTGACTCCCTCCCTCTGGAAGGGCATGAGACTGCGGGTAAGCGAGGGGTCGATGTCGGAGAGGTCTGCCTCAGGGACGTCTAAAGACCTGGCTTCAGTCCCATCAAACCTGGCAGAGAACGCCTGGACTATTGCCCTGGGCAGAGGCTCCACCTCCACTGCTGCTATCCCACTGAGAAGATCCACTGGGTATGGAACAACGCACGGTCAGACAAGATGGCAAATGTTATAGAGACAAACAGGAGCACGGAgatgaaaacagccaaataaAGCATATGTTGTTACTCACCGAGTCTCTTGTAATCCTCGAGTGAAAAGCTCcactttcttgttttcatgtcTGCCACAGAACACAAAGAAACCTGTACCAGAAACTGAACATCTATCAAATATAAAGAAATCCAAAATCATCGAGAAGTCTTTGTCACCATAGGTCTTTGTTGGCATCTGCTTGAACGCTGCAATGACCTCCCCATGGTAACCAATGTCAACCTCGAACTTAGTGTGAGACACCAGGATGCACTGGCCCTGCAGAGTGGCCCCAGGTTTCTGCCAGCCGTTACACAGCTTCAACAACGCTCCCAGCGCTGCACTGTCACGAGCTCGGCTGGTTGCTGCAGCGATGTCCAGCGCCTCCATTCCCTCCAGAGGCCTCAAAGACACAGAGGAAATAGAAGCTGCTTCCTCCACTGCAACACATAGGAAAGACAAAAGgagatgctgcagcagcagaccaAGAGGAATACTCTGTCATGTGTTTTTTCACATCGCACATCAGTGGGGGAAAAGGATATTTGTggacatttattttatgttcataCTTAGCTGTCGGTAGTCCTCCAGACCAAAGTTCCACATCTTTGTTGCAGGGTCTAAAGTAGAACACAATGATTAGTACTCCAAAAGACCATATGGGCAATAAGATgaacaaggcaaggcaactttgtttgtatagtgcatttcatacacaagggcaactcaatgtgctttacattaaaacattaaaagcattggaaacatttagacaagcataaaagagcacaattaagcTCAATTACAATTAAGGTCTGATATCTTTGTGAAGAGATGGCTACCTATAGCAACATATCTCTTTAACAAAAGGGAACTGTGCACTGTGCTATAATGTCTTAACTATCCACTTAATCATTTTTCACTCATTAGTTTTATTCAGCTTTCTAGGCCCCaatgtgttttctctttgttttattttctttctcctcgCACTGTCATATAttctctgtaatgttgtcaaggaatgttctgtgttgtgttttttcaaggtttaatgaaaataaataaataaataatgttccaaagaaaaaaaagagcacaattaaaatgacaaataaaatggaacatagaaaagaaaaggtaaaTTAGAaatttgttaaaaataaaattaagatttgcatttaaagtgagtgaaaataagctaagataggaaggcagtggcaaataagaaagtcttaatctttgatttaaaagaggtgagagttggagcagacctacagctttcagggagtgtgttccagatatgtggtgcataatgactaaacgctgcttcaccatgtttccttctgactctctggactgaaagcagaccagtactttatgacctcagaggtccagatggttcataaagtagcagcagatcagcaatgtattttgggcctaaactattcagtgctttataaaccatcagcagaatTTGAAAGTCTATTCTCCGATatacaggaagccagtgtagggatataagaactggagtgatgtgatcaacttttttggtccttgagAGCAAACATACAGCACAGAATTACTTAGGAATTGAGGAAAGTTGATACTGGTTACTGAGGAGGATTTGTGCACAGTTTCTTCTACAGGTAAGAGTTTTAATGCTTAGATCAAAAGGTTAGCAGTTTATATTGCTACACAGCAGTaagttaattattttgcttACTTGACTACATTATAACCCTGGATGGCATGACTGAGTTTATTTGGAAATTGCAAGATATGTTGCTACACTAAAGCATGCAAGTGTTAGAAAACTATTGAGGTTGGATACCCAGACCTATTTTCACATGATGACATAGAGCCTATTTCAATTATGTTGGAACAAGGGGTACATTTGAAATTAATACATCagcaaaaatgtgtttgtttgcagtggtggacagtaacaaagtaaatttacttaagtacattttttgagtatctgtacttttcTTGAGTGTTATTTTTGGGAGGAACGTATTACTTTtaatccactacatttctatcaatgctctagttactcactactttagaagtcagctcatgaatttccttctcttttgtgAAATCTGaaccctaagacagtaaaatgtgtttgtgtagttctgtttgtctcagtggtttagtcgtacctgtatattgtgcgtctccacagttgaacgtggagcaaatacagagcacatttcactcagatcaggcagttcatttagaggtggtaatgatggctataattctccacctgagcatccatggtcatatcttcagcccgtgttagaggattttttgaaatgaaaaatgatacgtatcgtttggaatgttctccctgtttcccactctgcccaaacatacaaacattcagtgtccaacctgagaaagtgtgttgagctacgtaacatttgtttcattccagatgaacatttcaaactaagttgtctgtgcttggagtaactaagtgtctgtttttattccatggtatagttttggagatttcaagtaatggtttctaaataacaGAATGTAGTCCGacgtattcttgactgcatttatgctttgtgaaaatacaatgtttgagattttttaagaagtaatttgaatacttaagtatttttaaaagcaagtacttcagtactttaactcaagtaatacatttgacagaacaactttcacttgtattggagtaatatttgacctggaggatctatactttgacttaagtaatgaagctgagcactttgtccaccactggtcgtTTGTGATTACACAGCTTTTTACAATCTAAATAGTAAGTAATATAGTCTTCCCTGAGGTTAGAATGGGGCTACAAAAAGCATCAAGCATTAACAAATATCTACAAACAGCAGATCTCCATTCAGCAGACACTTACCATAGTTCTTTGAAGGGAtggatttaaaaacagcaaTCAGCTCTGCATGATAGCCCACTTCTATTCTGAAGCGGTCCTCAGTGTGAGGTACACATCTTCCTCTCACAGATATGGCAGGTTTCTTAGCAGGTCCACCATTTAAAGTTGAAGAGCTCGAGGGAGGCTGTGCCACAGGGCTTTGGGCAGGTTTACTACTCTGATTGTAGAAGGAGCCCACTGCACCTCCACAGCTGTTGGTGGAGAGGTTGGGCTGAGGTTGAGGCAACTTCACACCAAAGTTTCCTCCACTGGACAAGACACCACTGCTTACATGTTGACTTGTTGTCTTAGGGAGAGGGTCAATGAGTTGggcctacaaaaaaaaaagaatgtgcaAGAAATAAGCAAATGGTGTACAAGTTATTTAtaatacaaacaatacattATTAGACATTTCGGTAAATATCTCACCTGTCTTGTATAGGCAGAGGCACACACAGCACTCTGATTGATTTGGTTGCCAGTGCCAGGTGACTGCTGATGGTTTGGGCCTTGATTTGTGTTATGGAGGCCTTGAGAGTCTTTTTTAAAGGGTGGTACAAACCGTTTAGGTCCAGAGGCTGAGCTCTGAGTCTCTCTGTTTTGAGTTTGAGTCGGGGCAGCAGTCTCCAAGGCACTGCTATGTTTAGGGGGTTGTGCTTTTACCGAAGCACTGCTGAAAACTCCCGAGCACTGCTTACTGCTGCTGGTAGTCTGTCCGAGTCTTTGGGCTCTTCTCTCCAAAGCCCTCTGTCTGTTCTCCTCTATCTTTTTCAGCTGATCCACTGTCAGCTGGTGAGACATGTTGATGGACTCTGCAGCAACTTCTACCTCTGACTCGAGACTTCACGGTCATTAAGTTCGAATAACAAGTCAAAGCAAACTATCAAAGACATGTAGTTAGATAAAACAAGTGTTTCATGATGACCCAGCTAGCAAAAGCAGCACTGATTGACCGTTGGTTAACTTGCAATGCAGGCTTCCCTGTTAGCAGTAGCAGCTAACGTTGGCTACCGTGGGCGGCAACAGTAAAACTTAGCAGAGCTTCAGTCGACAGCATCACAGTGGGGTTAGATATGTGGTAGGAATCCTCCGTGGGGGGATTATCAGACAAAAAGGGGGaacaaatgacagaaaatgttaTTAAGTTCTCTACGCACGAAGCAGGTAGCTGACAACTTGCTTGCTGGGTCGGTCTGCCGCGCAGGAAGTGACGTAGAAAAACAACCAGACACGTGCAGAggcattatttatacagtgcatGCATGGCACGAACAAGATCAATATTATCcatgaaactttttaaaataattaattctCCGTCTCAATAACTCTCATCTATAGTTTCTTAATTACTGCTGTATATTATAAACGAGCTGAAAAAGATAAAGCAGGTGAACTATTAAACGAAAAAGAAGGTAAGGTAGCCATTCTTACGGTgtccctgaagggcaaaacaaatttacaaaagatggaacacttttacaaagttggagacaactttacattttggaaaacatttttacattctataaaaaaaaaa is from Notolabrus celidotus isolate fNotCel1 chromosome 10, fNotCel1.pri, whole genome shotgun sequence and encodes:
- the smarcal1 gene encoding SWI/SNF-related matrix-associated actin-dependent regulator of chromatin subfamily A-like protein 1 → MSHQLTVDQLKKIEENRQRALERRAQRLGQTTSSSKQCSGVFSSASVKAQPPKHSSALETAAPTQTQNRETQSSASGPKRFVPPFKKDSQGLHNTNQGPNHQQSPGTGNQINQSAVCASAYTRQAQLIDPLPKTTSQHVSSGVLSSGGNFGVKLPQPQPNLSTNSCGGAVGSFYNQSSKPAQSPVAQPPSSSSTLNGGPAKKPAISVRGRCVPHTEDRFRIEVGYHAELIAVFKSIPSKNYDPATKMWNFGLEDYRQLMEEAASISSVSLRPLEGMEALDIAAATSRARDSAALGALLKLCNGWQKPGATLQGQCILVSHTKFEVDIGYHGEVIAAFKQMPTKTYDMKTRKWSFSLEDYKRLVDLLSGIAAVEVEPLPRAIVQAFSARFDGTEARSLDVPEADLSDIDPSLTRSLMPFQREGVNFAVSKQGRLLLADDMGLGKTIQAICIAAFYRNEWPLLVVAPSSVRFTWAEAFRRWLPSLSADSINVVVKAKDNLRSGLVNIISYDLLSRMDKQQPGNPFGVLIMDESHFLKNMKTARCKSALPLLKAAKRVILLSGTPAMSRPSELYTQILAVRPTLFPRFHDFGLRYCDAKQMAWGWDYSGSSNLGELKLLLEECLMLRRLKSDVLSQLPAKQRKVVTVTIDGVNTRLKAALSAAAKQLSSGNSNKKEEKEALLVFYNHTAEAKLQAITEYITDMLECGREKFLVFAHHKLVLDHITSELEKKSATYIRIDGATPSAERQQLCERFQFSTKSCVAVLSITAANMGLTLHAADLVIFAELFWNPGVLIQAEDRVHRIGQTSNVNIHYLVAKGTADDHLWPMIQAKMNVLEQVGLSESNLSDKAVNASFHSKDPNQRRIMDMFQRSFTADDDIDEAVLQEAADEWEDSPPENSCGKQQGMAVQNPNKRSITDYFSR